tccttttcccaacaaGCTGAGATTGCTCTCCATTCGTCAGTGggcagggaaggcaaggcaggcgGGTGGGGGTTCCAGAGCTTGAGGGTAGCCGGGGAGGGTGACTCAGCCAGTGCTGCACACCTGTTGTTCCAGTCCCCAGGGTTGGAAAGAGATCCCTGAGTGAGTCACTCACTGATGGGCCTGGAAGGCTTTAGTGAGGCTGGGCAGggtcttcttcctctcctggctTCAGGTCCAGCTACCACGTTATAGAGTCAGCAGCCGGGAGGCCCCCCGGGTTTGCTGGAGTCCCTCTACCCCTTCTATCCGACCCCTTCTCAATCAGTACACGTGTAAGCCCTGTTCACGACACTGTCCTCCCTCCAAACGGCAGCTATATTGAGAGAGAAGAATGTGTGAATGAACAGGGTGCCTGGGGGAGGCAGTGCCCCTCCCTCCAGGGTACAGCACAAGCTGTCCATCCTCGTCCAACCTGGCCTTGTGtgtttgagactgagtctctcacaggcctggaacttaccaagtaggcttggctggctggccagaaagccccaggggtcctcctgtctctacttccctggGGCTAGGGTTATaagcgtgcaccaccatatccagcttttttttttttttttgatgggttCTAGGactcaaacccaagtcctcatgcttatacagcaagctctttaccaaccgAGCTGTCTTCTCAGCCCTAATTTAGGCTCTTAACAGTGCAAACAAACCTGTGATTTCTGTTCAGCCACCGTCTTCCAGAGTCACCTGCCAGGAGGTCTCCAGGGCAGGggcagatgcacacatgcacccagcccctctcacctcctctcccttccctggccAGGTGGTGAGTCAGATCGACAAGCTCACCTCTGACTTTGACTTTGAACTGGAGCCGGACGACTGGACCACGGCCACTGTGAGCAGCACCTCCAGCAGTGACAAGGCGGGTGTGGGCGGCCCCTTTGACACGGGCCACCTGGACTTCATGACAGCCGATATCCTCTCAGACAGCTGGGAGTTCTGTTCCTTCCTGGACGTCTCCACCCCATCGGACTCCGTGGATGGCCCTGAGGCACCACGGCCAGGCGCAGGCCCTGACTACCAGCTCATGAATGGTGGTTTGCCCATCCCCAACGGGCCGCGAGTGGAGACGCCAGATTCCTCCAGCGAAGAGGCCTTCAGTGCTGGCCCTGCGAAGGGTCAGGGACCCCAGCGGACCCCAGGGACGAGGGAAAGGGTGCGGTTCAGTGACAAAGTGCTCTACCACGCTCTGTGCTGTGATGATGAAGAGGGcgatggggaggaggaggcagaggaggaagcaggcctGACCCCAGAGCTGCCCCACGTGGAGCCACACACAGGCCCCCTCAagccctccccagccccccaaaaaaccaGGCGCTCTCCGTTGACTACCCGACGCCTGGGCCCCACGTTGGCTCCAGAACAGACCCGGAGGGTCACAAGGAACAGCAGCACCCAGACAGTATCAGACAAGAGCACGCAGACAGTGCTGCCGTATACAGCCACCAAACAGAAAACCAAGGGCAAGAactaggggctggggaggggggaatgCATAgagctataaatatatatatatatttaaacaaacagtcataataaaattcataaatactAAGGATCCGGGCCCACAGGCCCCAAAGCCTTCAAGAAAGCTCATAGTAAAACAATCAGATGTCCAGAGTTTACCCTCTCCTTCAGATGGCAGGGTCCTAAGGGAGCTGAACCCTGCCGTGCCCACTGCAAGCACCCAGCACCACAGAGGTCTCTGAATGCTGGCCTGGGCCGTGTCCTAGAGACAAGCTAAGGGAAGAGTATCCCAGGGCAGGGATATAAGGACTTAGAACCCCCGGGTTGGCATCACTGTGGCTAGACCCAAAAGGACTCCATCCTCCTGCTCAGAGCTCCATGGAGA
This genomic window from Microtus ochrogaster isolate Prairie Vole_2 unplaced genomic scaffold, MicOch1.0 UNK49, whole genome shotgun sequence contains:
- the Insyn1 gene encoding inhibitory synaptic factor 1 — encoded protein: MNIRGAPDLGQPSDNPNSGGERERIRQRMKMVIGQLEGILKELKEVAKELREVVSQIDKLTSDFDFELEPDDWTTATVSSTSSSDKAGVGGPFDTGHLDFMTADILSDSWEFCSFLDVSTPSDSVDGPEAPRPGAGPDYQLMNGGLPIPNGPRVETPDSSSEEAFSAGPAKGQGPQRTPGTRERVRFSDKVLYHALCCDDEEGDGEEEAEEEAGLTPELPHVEPHTGPLKPSPAPQKTRRSPLTTRRLGPTLAPEQTRRVTRNSSTQTVSDKSTQTVLPYTATKQKTKGKN